A window of Paenibacillus urinalis genomic DNA:
TCTCGACCTAAAATACGCTGCGGCACCAGAGATACAGGTTCTCTTACTGCGAGTGTAGCATGTGCTACTTCCGCTAATTCCATGCTAATTTGTACTGCTGAATTCCCTCTCCCCACAACAATTACCCTTTGATCTTTGTATGCTTCAGGGGATCTATAAAATGCAGAATGAGTTATAGACCTTTTGTAAGTTTGCTCTCCGGTTATTTGAGGAACATAGGGCTTGTTAAACGATCCGGTAGCACAGATAAGAGTCCGGGATAAGTACCTTTTGCCTGAAGAAGTATGAATTTCAAAAACACCTGTATTATTCCGGAGCACCTCTATGACTCGGGTATGAAAAACCAGAGGCAACTCAAAAAATCTCGCGTATTCATTTAAATACGCTATCACTTCATCTCGAAGTGGATAACGCTCCCCCGGAGATGCCAAAGGAAGACCCGGTAATGATGAGTACTTAGCCGGTGAAAATAACTTAAGGCTGTCATAATAATAAGGCCAAGATCCTGCAGCCTGCCCCCCAGCTTCTAAAATCAAAAAAGAACGTCCACTCGTCTTTAAATAATATCCCGAGGCTAAGCCTGCCTGGCCGCCGCCAATAACAATCGTATCCCAAATTTTCATTTGTACCCTTCCCTTTCCTACATCATTATGAGACTTGATACAAGCGTTTCCGCCGATGATTATAAAATAAAAACAGACTACACAACCATAAAAGCAGAGCGGCCGCAGTGTTAATCATCGTATCTCCGAACACGGAGAGTAAGGTGAATCCCAAAAAAGGGCCTAATGCTGCTCCCACATCGACAATCATGGAGTAAAAAGATAC
This region includes:
- a CDS encoding flavin-containing monooxygenase, which codes for MKIWDTIVIGGGQAGLASGYYLKTSGRSFLILEAGGQAAGSWPYYYDSLKLFSPAKYSSLPGLPLASPGERYPLRDEVIAYLNEYARFFELPLVFHTRVIEVLRNNTGVFEIHTSSGKRYLSRTLICATGSFNKPYVPQITGEQTYKRSITHSAFYRSPEAYKDQRVIVVGRGNSAVQISMELAEVAHATLAVREPVSLVPQRILGRDIHDWFKWFGIDSVWPIGKKLALNSSVMDLDHYRQRLKEGKPQQRPMFSAFYEEGVVWENGEKEKIDQVIFATGYRSNYEYLKRLDALNVNEEPLQKKGVSTAVEGLYYVGIPGQRSFSSATLRGVGPDARYVIDQAKKILN